From Topomyia yanbarensis strain Yona2022 chromosome 1, ASM3024719v1, whole genome shotgun sequence, one genomic window encodes:
- the LOC131677232 gene encoding nuclear pore complex protein Nup98-Nup96, translating into MFGAKPGGFGQTSAAGGFGTFGSNTATASPFGQANTFGKPATTGAFGATPAFGQQANTSLFGQQQPAGGLFGASTSAAPPFGATATTQAGFGAFGQPQQQSTSLFGTQNNTAPNASLFGANNNNSAFGAAKPPGFGGFGQTAPQTSLFGQATTSQTTTGGFFTQNAQSGGLFGAQKTAFGAAAPVGTGNGTAVVKYQQTPSTDTLVKNGQSTTVQTKQYCITFMKEYEHKSVEELRYEDYAANRKGPQAGATPGGFFGAAPAATPFATATQPQSLFGQTTTAQPSTGLFGSSTNTFGQTTAPAFGAAQPTGFAKPFGSATTTSGFGFGQTNTNTMGGLGANKPAFGAAPTGLFGQTATPATNTFGQPFGGFGTQAQPQQPGSLFSGAANTAAAGTSAFGGLGAQTTQTGFGFGSNTATNTAGGGLFGAKPANTFGTLGSSFGQNPTSTAPAFGAFGTNTNTGGSMFANSFNKPAAPAFGMNTATSTGTFGGGLNFGAGSGSLFGNTANKPGGLGTGSSLFGNTSTLGGGTGAFGTLGGGGFGAGLGTNTGLGNVGNPANAAVPIHQQILAMVTSPYGDNPIFKDIKPLSGASEDSLKPTNPSAQKAILEGTNQQFKVSPKVAGSGVKVKPVGSVTLSKKSLFEGLEEYDSTLEESFSLKPNAKRLIIKPKSATPTITIQNRSSLVQSNSGAPKRDSIGKESYQIPVEAQPSTSQDTSRRVSWLQSNALEKARQNNRLSESVLDSTIKEFAPAGGLQSASTSLSKETTTNLDSSASPPTPAGHSAQSTVAPKKDSVNTSSPITMNDSSLMSSSNRSFLNETASATGVGDVSVISDAEALEEDAEPHPTGIVLRRAGYYTIPPLDDILQLMDEEGRCVVSNFTIGRKGYGNVYFNEPIDVANLNLDEIVHFRHKEVIIYPDDENKPPIGQGLNRKAQITLDQVWPHDKTLHEPIKDPHRLALMDYEGKLRRVCDKHDTRFLEYRPDTGSWVFKVEHFSKYGLSDSDEDEAPTDPKKVKMMAAVDKQTGAIPKKSQVLFNREKELGLQDEFNYSLMTNESLAPTSPTAALALGMGTDSHKLQLMKASFFVEDDFDRRSVLSEITDGGRDSPDQTVPNKPYLGLGRTLTSSLYLRTESPKVLESDCLQMDDFEQPTTVFTTSTSRNFQEQIQLQKRDDIVTEIPRPIGPKSLPLIIKPKVELVQSNDIVLPLQQSILMRFMNKKTDLSFFHGRKFKVGWSFPSSLVQLNTADNCSLLKKNEILHIGDLHHFFQGRSAKDYSPAALQMLQIRSSAEIGDFRKTVEDHLRIELKYDEVRRLESSDCPYYVAGGKHSGLSDHLEMTKLIADGDSFDGLCLEVWSLCAALWGAREELEEVEETAHLSTMFRRDLFSEWVEGVVTEQSSREMAAALKGKKQDYLDQLLELVCTHKVLDACELAFENDDINLSMLMTQISGGPTVRQLIQHQLSSWQDVEADKFIDPRRLKVFMFVAGIPLLSSTHGTINIFEQLDWLKCLAIHLWYLCSPTASITDALLSYEKSFQSSEFFALPPSPAYTSRIKLSSPKPIQDIRFHLLKLYSKRSHPLESLLNPATHTADPLDFRLSWFLLQTLETLGYRHCSELSRSQIHLSFANQLENHGLWQWSIYVLLHLNDQSRRELSIQDLLYRHIELSDDGDYLEREQFIIGELGIPEKWIFWAKAVRAGAQFDYHQQARFLLKAKQWSKAHEVIMEHIAADCVINDDIPYLKSLLGEFEDVKQISNWSIKGQILKDFIELNEKFDLIRDAIDDEVAETRLEELKPKLSDLCSVIKMFPCPTPKHRLCQSEIAQRLAYLIRSFFTQDPRINSCALMRSALEKLPLPQEYALEELRHMLNAFLSEDLRKPI; encoded by the exons ATGTTCGGTGCCAAACCGGGTGGCTTCGGTCAAACCAGCGCCGCCGGAGGATTCGGAACGTTCGGAAGTAACACTGCCACGGCCAGTCCTTTCGGGCAGGCAAACACCTTCGGCAAACCTGCAACAACGGGAGCCTTCGGGGCGACACCGGCCTTTGGACAGCAAGCGAACACTTCTCTGTTCGGTCAACAGCAGCCCGCCGGTGGTCTGTTTGGAGCGAGTACCAGTGCAGCGCCGCCATTCGGAGCGACGGCCACAACGCAAGCCGGCTTTGGAG CATTCGGTCAACCACAGCAACAGTCGACGTCCCTGTTCGGAACGCAAAATAATACCGCACCTAATGCATCCCTTTTTGGtgctaataataataattccgCTTTCGGGGCAGCGAAGCCACCTGGCTTTGGCGGATTTGGGCAAACGGCGCCCCAAACATCGTTGTTCGGACAGGCTACAACGAGTCAAACGACGACGGGAGGATTTTTCACTCAGAATGCACAAAGTGGTGGCTTGTTTGGTGCCCAGAAAACAGCTTTCGGCGCGGCGGCACCGGTCGGTACTGGAAATGGAACTGCAGTGGTCAAGTACCAGCAGACTCCGTCAACGGATACGTTGGTTAAAAACGGGCAAAGCACTACCGTTCAAACGAAGCAGTATTGCATAACTTTTATGAAAGAGTACGAACATAAATCGGTCGAGGAGCTGCGATATGAGGATTATGCTGCAAATCGAAAAGGTCCGCAAGCGGGGGCGACTCCGGGTGGATTTTTTGGAGCTGCTCCGGCAGCAACCCCGTTTGCAACTGCTACACAGCCACAATCGTTGTTCGGGCAAACTACGACGGCTCAGCCGAGTACGGGACTGTTTGGAAGCTCGACAAATACTTTTGGACAAACGACGGCTCCTGCATTTGGAGCAGCTCAACCAACCGGATTTGCAAAACCTTTTGGAAGTGCAACTACCACCAGTGGCTTTGGATTTGGACAAACAAACACCAACACAATGGGCGGATTGGGTGCGAATAAACCGGCGTTTGGAGCCGCTCCTACGGGTCTCTTTGGGCAAACTGCGACACCTGCAACCAATACATTCGGGCAACCCTTCGGGGGATTTGGAACACAAGCTCAACCGCAACAACCGGGAAGCTTATTTTCGGGAGCCGCCAACACTGCAGCAGCCGGAACTAGTGCTTTCGGGGGCCTGGGAGCTCAAACGACCCAAACCGGTTTTGGGTTCGGTTCTAATACGGCCACGAACACAGCCGGTGGAGGACTGTTTGGTGCCAAGCCAGCGAATACGTTTGGAACGCTGGGAAGTAGCTTCGGACAAAACCCGACCTCGACAGCACCTGCTTTTGGTGCCTTTGGAACTAACACCAATACCGGAGGATCAATGTTTGCAAATTCATTTAATAAACCAGCAGCACCAGCTTTCGGGATGAACACTGCAACTTCAACGGGAACGTTTGGAGGTGGGTTAAACTTCGGTGCTGGTTCCGGGTCGCTTTTTGGTAATACAGCAAATAAACCGGGAGGTCTCGGTACGGGTAGTAGCCTGTTTGGAAATACATCCACTCTGGGAGGTGGAACCGGAGCTTTCGGGACGCTTGGAGGTGGTGGATTTGGTGCTGGTCTCGGAACAAATACGGGCTTAGGAAACGTTGGTAATCCTGCCAATGCAGCAGTTCCAATACATCAGCAAATTCTGGCGATGGTAACTTCCCCGTACGGTGATAATCCCATTTTCAAGGACATCAAACCCCTCTCCGGAGCCTCCGAAGATTCACTTAAGCCAACGAATCCTTcggcccaaaaagcaattcttgAAGGGACAAATCAGCAGTTCAAGGTATCGCCGAAGGTTGCTGGAAGCGGGGTTAAAGTAAAACCGGTTGGATCCGTTACTCTGTCTAAAAAATCGCTTTTCGAAGGGTTAGAAGAGTACGACAGCACCTTGGAGGAATCGTTTTCCCTCAAACCGAATGCTAAACGTTTGATTATAAAACCGAAATCCGCTACTCCAACAATAACCATCCAAAATCGATCCTCGTTGGTTCAGTCTAATAGTGGTGCCCCGAAGAGGGATTCAATCGGTAAGGAATCCTATCAAATTCCAGTGGAAGCACAACCCAGCACCAGTCAGGACACTAGCCGACGCGTTTCTTGGCTTCAATCGAACGCCCTGGAGAAGGCACGCCAAAACAATCGCCTGTCGGAGTCGGTTCTGGACAGTACCATCAAAGAGTTCGCTCCGGCTGGTGGCCTCCAGTCTGCTTCCACATCACTTTCGAAGGAAACGACGACAAATTTGGATTCATCGGCTTCACCACCAACGCCGGCTGGGCATTCGGCGCAATCGACGGTAGCTCCGAAGAAAGATTCTGTTAACACCAGTTCGCCGATAACCATGAACGATTCTTCGCTGATGTCTTCATCGAACCGGTCGTTCCTGAATGAAACGGCCAGCGCAACCGGCGTTGGTGATGTTTCGGTGATTTCCGATGCGGAAGCACTTGAGGAAGATGCCGAACCTCATCCAACTGGGATTGTTCTGCGACGGGCCGG GTACTATACAATTCCCCCGCTGGACGACATCCTGCAGTTGATGGATGAAGAGGGTCGCTGCGTTGTGTCAAACTTTACTATCGGTCGCAAAGGTTACGGTAATGTGTACTTCAACGAACCGATTGACGTGGCTAATCTGAATTTGGATGAGATTGTCCACTTCCGGCACAAAGAGGTGATAATCTATCCGGACGACGAGAACAAACCACCGATCGGGCAGGGTTTAAATCGTAAGGCACAGATCACACTGGATCAGGTTTGGCCACACGATAAAACACTGCACGAACCGATCAAGGATCCGCACCGGTTAGCATTGATGGATTACGAAGGGAAGCTGCGCAGAGTTTGTGATAAGCATGACACTCGCTTCCTGGAGTACAGACCGGACACTGGAAGCTGGGTGTTTAAGgtggaacatttttcaaagtatGGATTGAGCGACAGTGATGAGGATGAAGCACCTACCGATCCAAAAAAGGTCAAAATGATGGCAGCCGTGGACAAGCAAACTGGAGCAATCCCGAAGAAGTCGCAGGTTCTGTTTAATCGCGAAAAGGAATTAGGACTACAGGATGAATTCAACTATTCGCTGATGACGAACGAGAGTTTGGCTCCAACTAGTCCGACGGCCGCTTTGGCTCTCGGTATGGGAACTGATTCCCACAAGCTACAGCTAATGAAAGCTTCCTTCTTCGTTGAGGATGATTTTGATCGTCGGTCGGTGCTATCCGAAATAACCGACGGTGGCAGAGACAGCCCAGATCAGACAGTCCCCAATAAACCCTACCTTGGATTGGGAAGAACACTAACCAGCAGTCTGTACCTACGGACTGAATCCCCAAAGGTGCTAGAATCGGATTGTTTGCAAATGGACGACTTTGAACAACCGACAACCGTATTCACAACTTCAACTAGTAGAAATTTCCAAGAGCAAATTCAGCTGCAAAAACGAGATGATATTGTAACTGAAATTCCACGTCCCATCGGTCCGAAGTCTCTACCTTTGATCATCAAACCGAAGGTAGAACTGGTCCAATCGAACGACATCGTTCTCCCCCTTCAGCAGTCCATTTTGATGCGCTTTATGAACAAGAAAACCGATTTATCCTTCTTCCATGGACGCAAATTCAAGGTCGGCTGGAGTTTTCCATCGTCCCTGGTTCAGCTGAATACAGCGGACAACTGTTCGCTGCTGAAAAAGAACGAAATTCTTCACATCGGTGATCTGCATCACTTCTTCCAAGGTCGCTCAGCCAAGGATTACTCACCGGCGGCACTTCAAATGTTGCAAATCCGTTCGTCGGCGGAAATAGGAGATTTCCGAAAAACAGTCGAAGATCATCTTCGGATCGAACTGAAATACGATGAGGTGCGACGTCTGGAAAGCAGTGATTGTCCGTACTACGTAGCCGGTGGAAAACATTCTGGTCTCTCCGATCATCTTGAAATGACCAAATTGATCGCTGATGGAGATAGCTTCGATGGATTATGCTTGGAGGTATGGTCTCTATGTGCGGCTCTGTGGGGAGCACGGGAAGagcttgaagaagtggaggagACCGCTCATCTGAGTACAATGTTCCGCCGAGATCTGTTCTCTGAATGGGTAGAGGGTGTCGTCACCGAGCAATCATCCAGAGAAATGGCCGCAGCCTTGAAGGGCAAAAAGCAAGACTATCTCGACCAACTGTTGGAGCTTGTCTGCACACACAAGGTCCTGGACGCATGCGAGTTGGCCTTCGAAAACGACGATATCAATCTCTCGATGCTGATGACCCAAATTTCCGGTGGTCCAACCGTTCGACAATTGATTCAACACCAGTTAAGCTCCTGGCAGGACGTCGAAGCGGACAAATTCATTGATCCTCGTCGGTTGAAGGTTTTCATGTTCGTCGCCGGAATCCCACTACTCTCGTCTACCCACGGCACGATTAACATTTTCGAACAACTCGACTGGTTGAAATGCCTTGCCATTCATCTCTGGTATCTGTGCTCCCCAACCGCATCCATCACCGATGCCCTGCTGAGCTACGAAAAATCCTTCCAATCCAGCGAATTCTTTGCGCTTCCTCCCAGCCCAGCATATACATCCCGAATCAAACTAAGCAGCCCGAAGCCAATACAAGACATTCGTTTCCACCTGCTGAAACTGTACTCTAAACGCTCCCACCCACTTGAATCCCTGCTGAATCCCGCCACACACACCGCTGATCCGCTGGACTTCCGTCTATCCTGGTTCCTGCTACAAACACTGGAAACCCTCGGCTATCGGCACTGCTCCGAGCTCTCGCGCAGCCAAATTCACCTATCCTTCGCAAATCAACTGGAAAATCACGGTCTCTGGCAATGGTCCATCTACGTTCTGTTACACTTGAACGACCAAAGCCGGCGCGAACTTTCCATTCAGGATCTACTGTACCGTCACATAGAGCTATCCGACGACGGGGACTACCTCGAGCGGGAACAGTTCATCATCGGAGAGCTGGGCATCCCGGAAAAGTGGATCTTCTGGGCGAAAGCCGTACGGGCCGGGGCACAGTTCGATTACCATCAGCAGGCACGCTTCCTGCTCAAAGCAAAGCAGTGGTCCAAGGCGCACGAGGTTATTATGGAGCACATTGCAGCGGATTGTGTAATTAACG ATGATATTCCATACTTGAAGTCACTGCTCGGTGAATTTGAGGACGTCAAGCAGATTTCCAACTGGTCGATCAAAGGGCAGATTTTGAAAGATTTCATCGAACTCAATGAGAAG TTCGACCTCATCCGGGACGCCATCGATGACGAGGTAGCGGAGACTCGGCTCGAAGAGTTGAAACCGAAACTTTCCGACCTGTGCTCGGTCATTAAGATGTTCCCCTGTCCGACGCCGAAGCACCGTCTGTGTCAGAGCGAAATCGCTCAGCGGTTGGCTTATTTGATACGGTCGTTCTTCACCCAGGATCCCCGGATCAACAGCTGTGCACTGATGCGTAGTGCGCTGGAGAAGCTTCCGTTGCCGCAGGAGTACGCCCTGGAGGAACTGCGACATATGTTGAACGCATTCCTGTCGGAAGATCTACGGAAACCGATCTAG